In a genomic window of Oreochromis aureus strain Israel breed Guangdong linkage group 13, ZZ_aureus, whole genome shotgun sequence:
- the LOC120443373 gene encoding uncharacterized protein LOC120443373 isoform X3, translating into MSHPGQLRCIRLINKSVDTNNTTTDNQTEMEPACVVLWSSLCVCLSLTILVIFCVCCLVQRNKTPIIYYTNLLIATVIQICTIMMMMSKPDERKISNTSSLVFYCAVMANLYFKVFVHRLPTVGLHQAN; encoded by the exons atgtCGCATCCAGGGCAGTTACGGTGTATACGACTGAT AAACAAAAGCGTGGACACCAACAACACCACTACTGATAATCAGACAGAGATGGAGCCTGCCTGTGTGGTGCTGTGGAGCAGCTTATGTGTCTGCCTTTCTTTGACCATACTGGtcatcttttgtgtgtgttgtttg GTGCAAAGGAATAAAACCCCTATTATCTATTACACAAACCTCCTCATTGCCACAGTTATCCAGATTTGCACTatcatgatgatgatgtcaAAGCCTGATGAGAGGAAAATCTCCAACACTTCTTCTCTTGTTTTCTACTGTGCTGTGATGGCTAACCTTTACTTCAAG GTATTTGTTCATCGCCTGCCCACTGTTGGACTGCATCAGGCAAACTAA
- the LOC120443376 gene encoding uncharacterized protein LOC120443376 gives MMWINMCVCLPLTILIVSCVFYVVRRVKVPIISYTNLLISNLIQMCIMIAWVARVERSICVMIYISCAMASLYFKMCIALERYFFFAYPLLDCLRQTRSSVLVCVLVWAFCIVSVPLAIILEEFVRIIIYASLPAPVFIFCLARTFTALPAATSVPTEDKRRSLGTLVLLFFNYFVMIVPTLIHPILEYTFRPFFSSIPVSILFLLCPFVDLILFFFMRKGCKDKLLVCLCCCCMDNTVSDVAADDYCD, from the exons ATGATGTGGATCAACATGTGTGTCTGCCTTCCTTTGACAATACTGATCGTcagctgtgtgttttatgta GTGCGAAGAGTTAAGGTCCCCATCATCTCTTACACAAACCTCCTCATCTCCAATCTAATCCAGATGTGTATAATGATTGCTTGGGTGGCAAGAGTGGAAAGAAGCATCTGTGTTATGATTTACATCTCATGTGCTATGGCCAGTCTTTACTTCAAGATGTGCATCGCTTTGGAAAG ATATTTCTTCTTTGCCTACCCACTGTTGGACTGCCTCAGACAAACGAGGAGTTCTGTGCTGGTCTGTGTCCTGGTCTGGGCTTTTTGTATTGTCAGTGTTCCTCTTGCCATAATCTTAGAAGAATTTGTACGTATAATTATTTATGCCTCCCTTCCTGCCCCTGTATTCATCTTCTGCTTAGCTCGGACTTTCACAGCCCTGCCTGCTGCCACCTCAGTGCCCACTGAAGACAAACGGAGAAGTCTGGGAACTTTGGTTCTGTTGTTCTTTAACTACTTTGTAATGATTGTGCCCACACTGATCCATCCAATTTTAGAGTACACATTTAGACCTTTTTTTAGTTCCATTCCAGTTTCAATCTTGTTTCTGCTTTGTCCTTTTGTGGAcctgattttgttctttttcatgCGGAAAGGATGCAAAGACAAGCTGCTGgtctgtctgtgctgctgctgtatgGACAACACTGTATCAGACGTAGCAGCTGATGATTATTGTGACTGA